The genomic interval GGAGAGAGAAATGGCCACTATATTATTTGTGCGCGCGAAATCGACACTCGATCCACAGGAGCTGGAACATCGATTGCTGGAACGTCGGCCCCGCTTCCTTGAAGTCCCGGGGCTGATACAAAAAATCTACGGCCGCGACGAATCCACCGGCGCGGTTTGCGGTATCTATTTTTTTGAGGATCAGAAGGCTCTCGCTGAATTTCGAAATACCGAGCTGGCCAAGACGATTGCCACCGCATACGAGGTATCGGAAATTCGTTTGGAGACTTATGAAATGCTTTACCCATTGCGTCCCGATCGCGGACCGGTTCCGGAGTAGTGTAACGTTACTATTAAGGAAATGACTGGTGTAGATGCGGCATGGGCTTGAGATCTAACTATGTGATACATAATTTCTTATCCTAAATAGGTATAATAAAAAATGTTAAGCGGCACCTGAAATCGAATGCTCGAGGGTGAAGATTGAGAAGATATCGTATTCTGAACGGTAGTATCGGGCTTCTGGCCTTACTGGTCACGGAAGCCGGTCGCGAGTACTATCGGCCTTACATCTACT from Thermoanaerobaculia bacterium carries:
- a CDS encoding YdhR family protein yields the protein MATILFVRAKSTLDPQELEHRLLERRPRFLEVPGLIQKIYGRDESTGAVCGIYFFEDQKALAEFRNTELAKTIATAYEVSEIRLETYEMLYPLRPDRGPVPE